A region from the Halobellus litoreus genome encodes:
- a CDS encoding ABC transporter permease, producing MSESDGVGEGTRSGGRARVAAVVADLFVIATRELRTIVRTPALLALAAAFAVSVVGVAWAGTGGGGGFVPLTLDLLTFVEVLVPLLAIAFGYRSILGDRQTGELDVLRTYDVERLSYVFGVYLGRALALVGLVVGTLLVVGLFVPLLTADIPTFLAINAAADSGVRYLRFVVLSAAFTLVVLAAVVGISAATRTVRTALALAAALALALVVGIDTALVAGLASGVVPEDGLAVLLALSPNSAFRGLVLSSAVGVVGGADVAAGNPLLNALGLLVWWAGSLSVAVWRVWPAVAPIASDPSVSDDAGG from the coding sequence ATGAGTGAGTCCGACGGGGTCGGCGAGGGGACTCGATCGGGGGGCCGCGCGCGAGTCGCAGCCGTCGTTGCGGACCTGTTCGTGATCGCCACGCGGGAGCTCCGAACGATCGTGAGAACGCCGGCGCTGCTGGCGCTGGCGGCCGCCTTCGCGGTGAGCGTCGTCGGGGTCGCGTGGGCCGGGACCGGCGGCGGCGGCGGGTTCGTCCCGCTGACGCTCGACCTGCTGACGTTCGTCGAGGTGCTCGTGCCGCTCCTGGCTATCGCGTTCGGTTACCGATCGATCCTCGGCGACAGACAGACGGGAGAGTTGGACGTGCTGCGCACCTACGACGTGGAGCGACTCTCGTACGTCTTCGGCGTCTACCTCGGTCGCGCGCTCGCACTCGTCGGCCTCGTGGTGGGGACGCTCCTGGTTGTGGGGCTGTTCGTCCCGCTTCTCACTGCCGACATCCCGACGTTTCTGGCGATCAACGCCGCGGCCGACTCGGGGGTTCGCTACCTCCGGTTCGTCGTGCTCTCGGCGGCCTTCACCCTCGTCGTCCTCGCGGCGGTCGTCGGCATCTCCGCGGCGACGCGCACCGTCCGAACGGCGCTGGCGCTGGCGGCCGCGCTGGCGCTCGCGCTCGTCGTCGGCATCGACACGGCGCTCGTCGCCGGCCTCGCGAGCGGGGTCGTCCCCGAAGACGGACTCGCGGTGCTGCTGGCGCTGAGCCCGAACAGCGCTTTTCGGGGACTGGTCCTCTCCAGTGCGGTCGGCGTCGTCGGCGGCGCGGACGTCGCTGCGGGCAACCCGTTGCTGAACGCGCTCGGACTCCTCGTCTGGTGGGCCGGGAGCCTCTCCGTCGCGGTCTGGCGCGTCTGGCCCGCGGTGGCCCCGATCGCGAGCGATCCGTCGGTTTCCGATGACGCCGGAGGCTGA
- a CDS encoding ABC transporter ATP-binding protein: MSEDAPAIALRARSIEQSFGDVEVLSGVSLSVERGEVAAIVGPNGSGKSTLLNVLAGIAASDDGSVSIPRGRGGARSVGYLPQRPAFREGFSARDTLGFYAQLLDGVDDDDVAATLDRVGLGEVADRSVGSLSGGMTRLLGLGEAVLGDPAVLILDEPGSGLDPAMVERLFDVVGDLAADGTAVVVASHELPAVETHADTVHVLDGGTFAASGSPAELLAETGANSLSAAFLRIVRARAGEPTVRAGVGGASVVSEPGVDGSGADVEGSGTEVDESGTEVDESETDAGEAEVTVDE; the protein is encoded by the coding sequence GTGAGCGAGGACGCGCCAGCGATAGCCCTGCGGGCGCGGTCGATCGAACAATCCTTCGGCGACGTCGAGGTGCTCTCGGGCGTGTCGCTGTCGGTCGAGCGCGGCGAGGTGGCGGCGATCGTCGGCCCCAACGGCTCCGGGAAGTCGACGCTGCTCAACGTCCTCGCCGGGATCGCCGCCTCGGACGACGGGTCGGTGTCGATACCGCGGGGGAGAGGCGGCGCTCGGAGCGTGGGATATCTGCCTCAGCGGCCGGCCTTCCGCGAGGGGTTCTCCGCGCGCGACACCCTCGGCTTCTACGCGCAGTTGCTCGACGGCGTCGACGACGACGACGTCGCCGCGACCCTCGACCGCGTCGGCCTCGGCGAGGTGGCGGACCGGTCTGTCGGGTCGCTCTCGGGGGGAATGACCCGACTGCTCGGGCTCGGCGAGGCGGTCCTCGGCGACCCCGCGGTCCTGATTCTCGACGAACCCGGCAGCGGTCTCGACCCGGCGATGGTCGAACGGCTGTTCGACGTCGTGGGCGACCTCGCGGCCGACGGCACGGCGGTCGTGGTGGCTTCCCACGAGCTCCCGGCGGTCGAGACGCACGCGGACACGGTCCACGTGCTGGACGGGGGGACCTTCGCCGCGAGCGGGTCGCCAGCGGAGTTGCTGGCGGAGACGGGCGCCAATTCGCTCTCGGCGGCGTTCCTCCGCATCGTACGAGCACGGGCCGGCGAACCGACCGTGCGTGCGGGCGTCGGGGGAGCGAGTGTCGTGTCCGAACCTGGCGTCGATGGGTCCGGTGCAGACGTCGAGGGGTCCGGGACGGAGGTCGACGAGTCCGGGACGGAGGTCGACGAGTCCGAGACGGACGCGGGCGAAGCGGAGGTGACCGTCGATGAGTGA
- a CDS encoding NosD domain-containing protein, with the protein MALLSPTGTRWLTVFVSLALVAASLSFLLTPASGESLRPVDFADTVNMGGTGVDARRADDEGFVLPRVEVFYSGYRYVVGYVGIETAVSELGDSGARRQFGDPLAVYVSDFSTIEPTLTDEGFVVPERGRAVGWTPADTAFYVVGSDAAIPSGTVTVAFSDRADAEDFAAAHGGEVVDWESLQSRVGDPLPEKLAGFEASVADRHAWANDTVADVEAHRQRPVSVVVGADAASLAERAPTDGSVPLDVPRDAASEPTVSAALDAAPSNTTVYVPPGTYDVDRVVVNRSVTLAGAGAETVLRGDGNRSVLYVRADEAAVSNLRIEGVGDVGSRGRDLRNDSADWDTTVQLAYGYGDAGVVLDGAAGASVSNVAVDTPASGVVVRESPDSVIRNVSVEGAETAREGFMGVVLIGAASVVEDSTFLGGRDGVYTHRADGSVVRDNEAEPGRYGVHEMYTSESLVANNTVRNGQAGVIVMTRPTGNAVVGNDVRGSTYGVVPAGSDSYYARNVVVDNEYGLQVAGDRNAFVDNVVLENEVGARANDILPSNWVLRNDFLRNERAVESRIGPLRTWSHGGVGNHWGALPIADGDDDGVYDRPYRPTGSVDSRLGTVSGATALAQSPAVATLRRVQDAVSGLRQSGVVDTDARTRPFHPAVIDDALSDGAADLSERDVESMAAEADPPDNATARRTASGTAGGDAS; encoded by the coding sequence ATGGCGCTCCTCTCGCCGACCGGCACCCGTTGGCTGACCGTGTTCGTGAGCCTCGCGCTGGTCGCCGCGAGTCTCTCGTTCCTGCTGACGCCCGCCAGCGGCGAGTCGCTGCGCCCCGTCGATTTCGCGGACACGGTGAATATGGGCGGGACCGGCGTCGACGCCCGCCGCGCCGACGACGAGGGGTTCGTCCTCCCGCGGGTCGAGGTGTTCTACTCGGGCTATCGGTACGTCGTCGGCTACGTGGGCATCGAGACGGCCGTGAGCGAACTCGGCGATTCGGGCGCCCGGCGACAGTTCGGCGACCCGCTGGCGGTGTACGTCTCCGACTTCTCGACGATCGAACCGACCCTGACCGACGAGGGGTTCGTCGTCCCCGAACGCGGGCGGGCCGTCGGCTGGACGCCCGCCGACACCGCGTTCTACGTCGTCGGCAGCGACGCCGCGATTCCCTCGGGAACCGTGACGGTCGCCTTTTCCGACCGGGCTGACGCCGAGGACTTCGCCGCGGCGCACGGGGGCGAGGTCGTCGACTGGGAGTCGTTGCAATCCCGGGTCGGGGACCCGCTCCCGGAGAAACTGGCGGGGTTCGAGGCGAGCGTCGCTGACCGGCACGCCTGGGCGAACGACACCGTCGCGGACGTCGAAGCCCACCGGCAGCGACCCGTGAGCGTTGTCGTCGGTGCCGACGCCGCGTCCCTCGCCGAGCGAGCACCGACAGACGGGTCGGTCCCGCTCGACGTTCCACGAGACGCCGCGAGCGAACCGACGGTGTCGGCGGCGCTTGACGCCGCACCGTCGAACACGACCGTCTACGTTCCACCGGGCACCTACGATGTCGACCGCGTGGTGGTGAACCGCTCGGTCACGCTCGCCGGTGCCGGTGCCGAGACGGTGCTCCGCGGCGACGGCAACCGCAGCGTGCTCTACGTCCGAGCGGACGAGGCGGCCGTCTCCAACCTCCGGATCGAGGGCGTCGGCGACGTCGGGAGCCGCGGCCGCGACCTCCGGAACGACTCGGCGGATTGGGACACGACAGTCCAGTTGGCCTACGGCTACGGCGACGCGGGCGTCGTTCTCGACGGCGCGGCCGGCGCGTCGGTCTCGAACGTCGCGGTCGACACGCCCGCGAGCGGCGTCGTCGTCCGCGAGAGCCCCGACTCCGTGATCCGGAACGTGTCTGTCGAGGGGGCCGAGACGGCCCGCGAGGGATTTATGGGCGTCGTGCTCATCGGCGCGGCGAGCGTCGTGGAGGACTCGACGTTCCTGGGCGGTCGCGACGGCGTCTACACCCACCGCGCGGACGGCAGCGTCGTCCGCGACAACGAGGCGGAACCGGGCCGGTACGGGGTCCACGAGATGTACACTTCCGAGTCGCTCGTCGCGAACAACACCGTCAGGAACGGACAGGCGGGCGTCATCGTGATGACGCGCCCGACTGGCAACGCCGTCGTCGGCAACGACGTCCGCGGGAGTACGTACGGCGTCGTCCCCGCCGGCAGCGACTCCTACTACGCGCGGAACGTGGTCGTCGACAACGAGTACGGCCTCCAGGTCGCCGGGGACCGTAACGCGTTCGTCGACAACGTCGTCCTCGAAAACGAGGTCGGCGCGCGAGCGAACGACATCCTGCCGTCGAACTGGGTACTCAGAAACGACTTCCTGCGCAACGAGCGCGCGGTCGAGTCGCGGATCGGGCCGCTGCGGACGTGGTCCCACGGCGGCGTCGGCAACCACTGGGGTGCGCTCCCCATCGCCGACGGCGACGACGACGGCGTCTACGACCGGCCGTACCGACCGACGGGGTCGGTCGACTCGCGGCTCGGAACCGTCTCGGGCGCGACCGCGCTGGCGCAGTCGCCGGCCGTAGCGACGCTGCGCCGCGTGCAGGACGCCGTCTCCGGACTCCGGCAGTCGGGCGTCGTCGACACCGACGCGCGGACGCGGCCGTTCCACCCCGCGGTGATCGACGACGCGCTGTCCGACGGAGCGGCCGACCTATCGGAGCGCGACGTCGAGTCGATGGCCGCCGAGGCGGATCCGCCCGACAACGCGACCGCTCGCCGGACCGCGAGCGGGACCGCCGGAGGTGACGCGTCGTGA
- a CDS encoding nitrous oxide reductase accessory protein NosL — translation MDSERPGNADESTEARPIGRRPVLLAGTGMLVGSLSGCLGGNGGGGDGSDDAPAAITIPEDATCDVCGMTIRQHPGPSAEIFYADQEPEGHENPARFDSTWEAYQYEFERDEEGWEDVAFYVTDYSAVDYETFEDGGDTLITRHYEASSFAPVTDVTFVVDSDVKGTMGRDLIGFGDEADAESFQSEFGGSLTGHDGVTPEVVAGLGM, via the coding sequence ATGGATAGCGAACGACCGGGGAACGCCGACGAGTCCACGGAAGCGCGACCGATCGGTCGTCGGCCCGTGTTGCTCGCGGGCACCGGAATGCTCGTGGGATCGCTGAGCGGCTGCCTGGGCGGCAATGGAGGGGGCGGAGACGGAAGCGACGACGCCCCCGCGGCGATTACGATCCCCGAAGACGCCACCTGCGACGTCTGCGGGATGACGATCCGACAGCATCCGGGTCCGAGCGCGGAGATCTTCTACGCCGACCAGGAACCCGAGGGCCACGAGAACCCGGCTCGCTTCGACAGCACTTGGGAGGCGTATCAGTACGAGTTCGAACGCGACGAGGAGGGCTGGGAAGACGTCGCCTTCTACGTCACCGACTACTCCGCAGTCGACTACGAGACGTTCGAAGACGGCGGCGACACGCTGATCACGAGACACTACGAGGCGTCGTCGTTCGCGCCCGTGACGGACGTGACGTTCGTCGTCGACTCCGACGTCAAGGGGACGATGGGACGTGATCTGATCGGGTTCGGGGACGAGGCCGACGCCGAGTCCTTCCAGTCGGAGTTCGGCGGCTCGCTCACCGGTCACGACGGCGTCACGCCCGAAGTGGTCGCCGGTCTCGGGATGTGA
- the acs gene encoding acetate--CoA ligase, which produces MTDGEGDGELEARLVEQETFEPSEEFVEQANVSDESIYEEFEEDWPRSWTRAADLLDWETEYSQVLDESNGPFYEWFADGTLNASYNCVDRHVESGDKNRVAIKWEGEHGETRTYTYQDLYREVNEFAASLRDLGVEEDDVVTLYMPMVPELPIAMLACARIGAPHSVVFAGFSADALATRMNSADSRYLVTCDGYYRRGDALDHLAKANEGLDGVDHGVDATVVVDRLGDDGFGHDLKGNQHDWDDLMAEHQGARVDPVERDAEDMLFLMYTSGTTGEPKGVKHTTGGYLAYTTWTSHAVLDLEPEDTYWCSADIGWITGHSYIVYGPLSLGTTTVMYEGTPDFPERDRLWEIVEKYAVDVFYTAPTAIRAFMKWGSKYPERHDLSSLRLLGTVGEPINPRAWKWYYQHIGDEQCPIVDTWWQTETGGMMVTTLPGVGTMKPGSAGPPLPGIDATVVDTAGEEVEAGRAGYLTVEKPWPGMLRTLYQNDERFVDEYWREYSDPDADEWVYFPEDGAKIDDDGYITILGRVDDVLNVSGHRLGTMEIESAIVGVEGVAEAAVVGGEHEVKGEAVYAYVILEEGQDGTDEMRDAIIAGVEDAIGPIARPEQVIFTPELPKTRSGKIMRRLLEEIANGEELGDTTTLRNPDIVTEIQGKVQH; this is translated from the coding sequence ATGACTGACGGAGAAGGAGACGGAGAACTCGAGGCGCGACTGGTGGAACAGGAGACCTTCGAGCCGAGCGAGGAGTTCGTCGAGCAGGCGAACGTCTCCGACGAGTCGATCTACGAGGAGTTCGAGGAGGACTGGCCCCGCTCGTGGACGCGCGCGGCGGATCTGCTCGACTGGGAGACCGAGTACAGCCAGGTGCTCGACGAGTCGAACGGACCGTTCTACGAGTGGTTCGCCGACGGGACGCTGAACGCCTCGTACAACTGCGTGGACCGACACGTCGAGAGCGGCGACAAGAACCGCGTCGCGATCAAGTGGGAGGGCGAACACGGCGAGACGCGGACCTACACGTATCAGGATCTTTATCGCGAAGTCAACGAGTTCGCGGCGAGCCTGCGTGACCTCGGCGTCGAGGAGGACGACGTCGTGACGCTCTATATGCCGATGGTCCCGGAGCTCCCGATCGCGATGCTCGCCTGCGCCCGCATCGGCGCACCGCACTCCGTCGTCTTCGCGGGGTTCTCGGCCGACGCGCTCGCGACGCGGATGAACTCCGCCGACTCCCGGTATCTGGTAACGTGCGACGGCTACTACCGCCGCGGCGACGCTCTCGACCATCTCGCGAAGGCGAACGAAGGGCTCGACGGCGTCGACCACGGCGTCGACGCGACGGTCGTCGTCGACCGCCTCGGCGACGACGGCTTCGGACACGACCTGAAAGGCAACCAGCACGACTGGGACGACCTGATGGCAGAGCACCAGGGCGCCCGCGTCGATCCCGTCGAACGCGACGCGGAGGACATGCTCTTCCTGATGTACACATCGGGGACGACCGGCGAACCGAAGGGCGTGAAACACACGACGGGCGGCTACCTCGCGTATACGACGTGGACTTCCCACGCCGTCCTCGATCTGGAACCCGAAGACACCTACTGGTGCTCGGCGGACATCGGCTGGATCACGGGGCACTCCTACATCGTCTACGGGCCGCTGTCGCTCGGGACCACGACGGTGATGTACGAGGGGACGCCCGACTTCCCCGAGCGGGATCGCCTCTGGGAGATCGTCGAGAAGTACGCCGTCGACGTGTTCTACACCGCGCCGACGGCGATCCGCGCCTTCATGAAGTGGGGCTCGAAGTACCCCGAGCGACACGACCTCTCCAGTCTCCGACTCCTCGGGACGGTCGGCGAGCCGATCAACCCCCGCGCGTGGAAGTGGTACTACCAGCACATCGGCGACGAGCAGTGCCCGATCGTCGACACCTGGTGGCAGACCGAAACTGGCGGAATGATGGTGACGACGCTGCCCGGCGTCGGCACGATGAAGCCCGGGTCCGCCGGGCCGCCGCTCCCGGGAATCGACGCCACGGTCGTCGACACCGCTGGTGAGGAAGTCGAGGCCGGCCGCGCGGGCTATCTCACCGTCGAGAAGCCGTGGCCGGGGATGTTGCGGACGCTGTATCAGAACGACGAGCGGTTCGTCGACGAGTACTGGCGAGAGTACTCCGATCCCGACGCCGACGAGTGGGTGTACTTCCCGGAGGACGGCGCGAAGATCGACGACGACGGCTACATCACCATCCTGGGCCGCGTCGACGACGTGCTCAACGTCTCAGGGCACCGCCTGGGCACGATGGAGATCGAGTCGGCCATCGTCGGCGTCGAGGGCGTCGCCGAAGCGGCGGTCGTCGGCGGCGAGCACGAAGTGAAGGGCGAGGCAGTCTACGCCTACGTCATCCTCGAGGAGGGTCAGGACGGGACCGACGAGATGCGTGACGCGATCATCGCGGGCGTCGAGGACGCCATCGGCCCGATCGCCCGTCCCGAACAGGTGATCTTCACGCCCGAACTGCCGAAGACGCGGTCTGGAAAGATTATGCGTCGCCTGCTCGAAGAGATCGCCAACGGCGAGGAACTCGGCGACACGACGACGCTCCGGAATCCCGACATCGTGACGGAGATTCAGGGGAAAGTGCAACACTAG
- a CDS encoding GNAT family N-acetyltransferase, giving the protein MDVRDATTGDIAEIRRVATESLSASYGHAIDEETITAAVDKWYSTDRLTEALADEREVFVLAVEDGSVVGFAQSEIADGRERVGYLDWLHVVPEHRGGGIGSQLLARLRQELVASGVDRLEGRVLTENEEGVAFYDEQGFSEVGERTVDIRGETFSERVYTTFLDDEEETETGLSRRQTDDGTTVYVAYDESMRGSDAPFFAVYLDEERTERYGWLCGADESFDIAIDTMERLECNDCGNRRKPVRWDAAYL; this is encoded by the coding sequence ATGGACGTCCGAGACGCAACGACTGGAGACATCGCCGAGATTCGAAGAGTCGCGACCGAGTCGCTCAGCGCCTCGTACGGGCACGCCATCGACGAGGAGACGATCACGGCGGCCGTCGACAAATGGTACAGCACCGATCGATTGACCGAGGCGCTCGCCGACGAGCGGGAGGTCTTCGTCCTCGCCGTCGAAGACGGTTCCGTCGTGGGATTCGCCCAGAGCGAGATCGCGGACGGGAGAGAGCGGGTAGGCTATCTTGACTGGCTCCACGTCGTCCCCGAACACCGCGGCGGCGGTATCGGGTCGCAACTGCTCGCGCGGCTCAGACAGGAACTCGTCGCGTCCGGCGTCGACCGACTCGAAGGCCGCGTCCTCACCGAGAACGAAGAGGGCGTCGCATTCTACGACGAACAAGGGTTCAGCGAGGTCGGCGAACGGACCGTCGATATCCGAGGCGAAACGTTCTCCGAGCGGGTGTACACCACGTTCCTCGACGACGAAGAGGAGACCGAGACCGGACTCAGCCGCCGACAGACCGACGACGGGACGACCGTCTACGTCGCCTACGACGAGTCGATGCGGGGCTCGGACGCGCCGTTCTTCGCCGTCTACCTCGACGAGGAACGGACGGAGCGATACGGGTGGCTGTGCGGTGCCGACGAGAGCTTCGACATCGCGATCGACACGATGGAGCGACTGGAGTGCAACGACTGCGGGAACCGGCGGAAACCCGTCCGCTGGGACGCCGCGTATCTGTAA
- a CDS encoding DUF7510 family protein, with product MGTNENTETAEREPEEAAQRVNFSVNVEDGATVITMRGDRDTAVIVRSASGERIYLPPEDFQREAEPKTDSPYQAAHDESPYRGTQRESPYQGAESDSPYQAARQSLPSEGLVPTADGYRIRHPEPVTDVRVLR from the coding sequence ATGGGGACCAACGAGAACACCGAGACAGCCGAACGGGAGCCCGAAGAGGCGGCCCAGCGGGTGAACTTCTCGGTGAACGTCGAGGACGGGGCGACCGTGATCACGATGCGCGGCGACCGCGACACCGCCGTGATCGTCCGTTCGGCGTCGGGCGAGCGGATCTACCTCCCGCCGGAGGACTTCCAGCGGGAGGCCGAACCGAAGACCGACAGCCCGTATCAGGCGGCCCACGACGAGAGCCCGTACCGCGGAACACAGCGGGAGAGTCCGTACCAGGGCGCCGAGAGCGACAGCCCGTATCAAGCGGCCAGACAGAGTCTGCCGAGCGAGGGCCTGGTCCCGACGGCCGACGGCTACCGGATCCGACACCCCGAACCGGTGACCGACGTTCGCGTCTTGCGATGA
- a CDS encoding glycosyltransferase family 4 protein has protein sequence MLGWGFPPNVSGGLDTHVGELFDGMRDRGLDVELVLPAEYAPADRDGIIGVPTGDGDIITRVGRMSSTFAERAEDADVIHTHDWFGYGPGSRAKSNTDVEWVTTFHSLSADRNIDPPKREVETERRLADRADHLIAVSELTAGDVKEQYGGDCEVIYNGFSECETTGRDYKAELGIDGEMLFFVGRHTDQKGIAHLVYAMEKLRRDDVTLVMGGSGHLTDQLKRFAELLDVDDSIEWVGYVPEEELGDYYASADLFVSPSLAEPFGITITEALSAGTRVVATRSGVNEVLSDDCVVEVTPDSTSIATGIERGLALDGAPEYDPITWDEVVDETISFYERVV, from the coding sequence ATGCTCGGGTGGGGGTTTCCGCCGAACGTGAGCGGCGGGCTCGACACCCACGTCGGGGAACTGTTCGACGGAATGCGGGACCGGGGCCTCGACGTCGAGCTCGTGCTCCCGGCCGAGTACGCGCCCGCGGATCGAGACGGGATCATCGGCGTGCCGACGGGCGACGGTGACATCATCACCCGCGTCGGTCGGATGAGTTCGACGTTCGCCGAACGAGCCGAGGACGCCGACGTTATCCACACACACGACTGGTTCGGCTACGGTCCCGGGTCGCGCGCGAAGTCGAACACGGACGTCGAGTGGGTGACCACGTTCCACTCGCTGTCGGCGGATCGCAACATCGACCCGCCGAAGCGAGAGGTCGAAACCGAGCGGCGGCTCGCCGACCGCGCGGACCATCTCATCGCGGTCAGCGAACTCACCGCGGGCGACGTGAAAGAGCAGTACGGCGGCGACTGTGAGGTGATCTACAACGGCTTCTCGGAGTGTGAGACGACCGGACGGGACTACAAAGCGGAACTCGGCATCGACGGCGAGATGCTGTTCTTCGTCGGCCGTCACACCGACCAGAAGGGCATCGCACACCTCGTGTACGCGATGGAGAAACTCCGGCGCGACGACGTCACGCTCGTGATGGGCGGCTCGGGGCATCTGACCGACCAACTGAAGCGCTTCGCGGAACTGCTCGACGTCGACGACAGCATCGAATGGGTCGGGTACGTGCCCGAGGAGGAACTCGGCGACTACTACGCCTCGGCGGACCTGTTCGTCTCGCCCTCGCTGGCCGAGCCCTTCGGGATCACGATCACGGAGGCGCTCTCGGCGGGGACGCGGGTCGTCGCCACGAGGAGCGGCGTCAACGAGGTGCTCTCGGACGACTGCGTCGTCGAGGTGACGCCGGACTCGACGTCGATAGCCACGGGGATCGAGCGGGGACTCGCGCTCGACGGCGCCCCGGAGTACGACCCCATCACGTGGGACGAAGTCGTCGACGAGACGATCTCGTTCTACGAGCGGGTCGTCTGA
- a CDS encoding 2,5-diamino-6-(ribosylamino)-4(3H)-pyrimidinone 5'-phosphate reductase, which produces MHVVVNAAASADGKLSTRRREQVEISGSDDFARVDRLRATSDAVLVGVGTVLADDPHLTLDDPSRRQEREARGDPRNPARVVVDSSGRTPLDARILDDEATTYVVVADETTATRKAALEDAGAEVLVAGDEQVSLPEALAKLDERGVDDLMVEGGGEIIYSLFAAGLVDELSLYVGSLVIGGRDAPTVADGPGFVESFPRLSLREVTHIDDGVLLQYDVMGRPEEQ; this is translated from the coding sequence ATGCACGTGGTCGTCAACGCCGCCGCGAGCGCGGACGGAAAGCTGTCGACGCGTCGGCGCGAACAGGTCGAGATCAGTGGCTCCGACGATTTCGCGCGGGTCGACCGGCTCCGCGCGACGAGCGACGCCGTGCTGGTCGGCGTCGGGACGGTGCTCGCCGACGACCCGCACCTGACGCTCGACGACCCGAGCCGTCGCCAAGAGCGCGAGGCCCGCGGCGACCCGAGGAACCCCGCCCGCGTCGTCGTCGATTCCAGCGGCCGCACCCCGCTCGATGCCCGAATCCTCGACGACGAGGCGACCACGTACGTCGTGGTCGCAGACGAGACGACAGCGACCCGCAAAGCCGCGCTCGAAGACGCGGGGGCCGAGGTGCTCGTCGCCGGCGACGAGCAGGTGTCGCTGCCCGAGGCACTCGCGAAACTCGACGAGCGCGGCGTCGACGACCTGATGGTCGAAGGAGGAGGTGAAATCATCTACTCGCTGTTCGCGGCCGGTCTCGTCGACGAACTCTCGCTGTACGTGGGATCGCTCGTCATCGGCGGTCGAGACGCACCGACAGTCGCGGACGGGCCGGGATTCGTCGAATCCTTCCCCCGGCTGTCGCTGCGTGAAGTCACGCACATCGATGACGGCGTGCTCCTCCAGTACGACGTTATGGGACGGCCTGAAGAGCAGTAA
- the trxA gene encoding thioredoxin encodes MSTPEATGAPIHVEGADHLEELLADHDVVLVDYYADWCGPCKMLEPTVEEIAAETDAAVLKVDIDEHQDIARDAGVRSVPTLEFYKDGEAAERVVGVQDKSDLLAVIEQLSG; translated from the coding sequence ATGAGTACACCCGAAGCGACCGGCGCGCCGATCCACGTCGAGGGCGCAGACCACCTCGAAGAACTCCTCGCCGACCACGACGTCGTTCTCGTCGACTACTACGCGGACTGGTGCGGCCCGTGCAAGATGCTTGAACCGACCGTCGAGGAGATCGCGGCGGAAACCGACGCGGCCGTCCTGAAGGTCGATATCGACGAACACCAGGACATCGCTCGCGACGCCGGCGTCCGCTCGGTTCCGACGCTGGAGTTCTACAAGGACGGGGAAGCCGCCGAACGCGTCGTCGGCGTCCAGGACAAGAGCGACCTGTTGGCCGTCATCGAACAGCTGTCGGGCTGA
- a CDS encoding ribosome assembly factor SBDS, which yields MISLDEAVTARLESHGERFEVLVDPDAALSIKRGEFEGELEDVIAAEDVFEDASRGDRPAEEDLETVFGTTDPLEIIPEVVRRGEIQITAEQRREMQEQKRKNLINRIARNAVNPQMDNAPHPPERIERALEEAGFRVDPMEPVESQVDDALDALRPVIPIRFDEVTVAVQIPPEYAGKTQAQVREYGDLEREEWQPDGSWVGVVTFPAGMQNDFYDMVNEHTSGEAETRILKDKDELSTR from the coding sequence ATGATCTCACTTGACGAGGCCGTGACGGCGCGACTCGAATCCCACGGCGAGCGGTTCGAGGTACTGGTCGATCCCGACGCCGCTCTCTCGATCAAGCGTGGCGAGTTCGAGGGAGAATTGGAGGACGTGATCGCCGCCGAGGACGTCTTCGAGGACGCCTCTCGGGGCGACCGGCCCGCCGAGGAGGATCTGGAGACGGTGTTCGGGACCACGGATCCGCTGGAGATCATCCCCGAGGTCGTCCGCCGCGGGGAGATCCAAATCACGGCCGAACAGCGCCGAGAGATGCAGGAACAGAAGCGCAAGAACCTGATCAACCGCATCGCTCGCAACGCGGTGAACCCCCAGATGGACAACGCGCCGCACCCGCCGGAGCGGATCGAGCGCGCGCTCGAAGAGGCCGGGTTCCGGGTCGATCCGATGGAACCCGTCGAGTCGCAGGTCGACGACGCCCTCGACGCGCTCCGGCCGGTGATCCCGATCCGGTTCGACGAGGTGACCGTTGCGGTGCAGATTCCGCCGGAGTACGCCGGCAAGACACAGGCGCAGGTCCGGGAGTACGGAGACCTCGAACGCGAGGAGTGGCAGCCCGATGGCTCGTGGGTCGGCGTCGTGACGTTCCCGGCCGGAATGCAGAACGACTTCTACGATATGGTGAACGAACACACCTCCGGCGAGGCCGAGACGCGGATCCTCAAGGACAAAGACGAACTCAGCACGCGCTAG